The Ananas comosus cultivar F153 linkage group 6, ASM154086v1, whole genome shotgun sequence genome segment AATAGAGTTCACATACCCAAATTGGATACAAAAATTCCATATAAATAACTACAGAAGTACAAAACTAACTAGATTAACAAGCAAGAGACTAACAACTCTATCATCTTTTTAGCAAGAAAATTTCATCAAACTAACCATATAGAATGTTGCTATTTATCATCTGTCCCGAATACCTGCTGTTTGAGCTCATCAATTTTGGCGAACAATTCATCCCTGTTGCTCTGCATAATATATACAAGCTAGTTATAAAGGTGATCAGAGAATAAACAGCTAGTAATCTTCACTAATATACCAATTAATTACCTTGAAGATCAGATAGCGAGAGCTGAACCAAATGGTGAAGCCAAGGCCTACTATTTCCATCACTTTAGGAAACTGTTTTCCAAGTGTCAATTTACggattattataaaataattaaccaAATCTATTTGCTCTTTATCTaaagtttgctattttttacaAACACAAAAAGAATATGAAAAGTACATACCACAGGGAGAGAATCAATAGCAGAAATAATGGCTGACGATATCCACAGAGCAACCAAAGCAGTGGTTCCATAGATGAGGATGCTGGATGTGTCTCCCATGTCCAACTACATTAAGCAGTTCCAACAAAGCAATTCCATTAACTTAGGAGTAACAAACACTAGTGATTGAGAATGTTGCCTAAAAGTAAGCAGTGGTCCCTTTTCTAGCCACTTGCAAGAATAGCATTATCAACCAGTAAAGTTGCGTAAAAGAAACTTGTTTAGGCTCCGTTTTAGAGATCCAAATCAGCCATGTGTAGCTATATATAAGCTGGTCAGACTTAACTCAATTCGAGATACGGTTCTATTAAATGATCAAACTGAAATCTCAAACAATGCAAACAAACAAGTCAAGCCAAACCATTCAAATAACAAAGGCAACTTCATTCTTGGGTTGCTTGAAATCAAGCCTCTATGAAAATTTTTGTTCTTGGATTGTTTTAGAAACATTGAACGCAGCAAAGTCCAAGGTAAGCCAAGTCCAagtgaattatttttatttattactttaggTCCATTCTTTTGTGAAGAACCCCCATCTCACTTGTAATATTTTGGGTATCTCATTGATCCTACCCAATGGTTGGCGGTTTCAGATTCTAAAACCCAAAATTCAACCGTTCCCACTTGCTTAGAACtaagaaacaaaatttaattcctAATTCCAATATTGTTGTCGCTTGCAATATTAGGACATCATTCTGCTAAACGGTTAAGGGTTTTCCCACGTGAATTTGCAGTACTGGTTCAACTAATTGAAACAGCCATCACGGTATCATGTATTAGGGCATCTACATCTTGCTCTCCCCAGACTACAACCTCATTTATGTATCTATGCATTCGAGCACTATGCCTGTTAAATGCCTTAAGATTCGACCTCCAGCATTTCTGCAAACAGTACATGTCATCAGACGCTAGGCTAAACCCTTACTAACAACTGCGCCTTCTAGAGAGCTGCGTGTTAATCCCTTGATGTCGCAAGTCTCCGCCAtccaaaaatttcataaatttcaaCAGAATAACTTTGCCTAATAGAAAAATGCatgttatctaaatagtatcaTCAGGGCGAAGAGTTGGATGCAAACTATAGCAAAAACACCAAAGAATCATTTTCCAATAAGAGCATTACAGAGAAAAAAGTTAGGGTTGGTGCAACTGTGTAGTGAAGAAGTAGTGAATATGAACATCACGAGCATGCTGCAAGGATTAAAGCTTGGTCTGGAAGGGTCAACAAAAGAGTCTTAGCCTACGATAAATGGAAGCAGTAGTTGTATTTTACAGATTCCTTTAATAAAGCTGCATACAAGAAGAAAGGGTGAGTGTGAATTTATAGACCCCATCTTCCTCATTTAGGTAGGGACTAAGTTCTTTTAGAGATCCAAGTTCAAATTATCACTAATTCGGCAATGCTTCAGTACCAACTCCAATGATTTCTATCATGCATCTTATGCTCAGTTAATCAAACATGCACAAATCCAGCATCAGGAACTGATTTTGActgtataataaaaaaatatctccaATTCGCAAGTTCGTACTAGTAGAAATGAGGAATTCGTTCTCTGAGACAACAACACAAACACATTGAGCAATACCTTTAGATTAAGCTGATCCAAAAAGTTACCACTCGGATTCTCCTCCCCATCACCCATATTAGGGGACGATTCTTCCCCAAATCCCCCTCCATACGAGCTCTTCTCGATCTTCTCCGGCGCCTCGTCGTTCCCAAACTTGTTCGACACGGCCACAGTGGCCGTCGTCTCCTCCGAAGACGTCGACTTCGGCCACTCCGCCCCGGAGAAACACAGCCCTAGGATCAACCATGAAGTGAAGTGAGAAAGGaagaaactagggttttgacGAAGATGTTTGATTCGTTTCAATGCTATATACCTTGCTTCGATCGGGAGAGTAGGGTTTTTGCGTGAGGGAGCGAAGGGGTTGATcgcggagggaggaggagagggggattGGGGACGAAGAGGCGAcggtgagggagagaggggagggCGCGTAGAGGGGATGAGGACGCCATTTTTGAGCCTGGGACGAGGTAAAAGGAAGCGTCTAATGAGGAGTCGCTACGGTCCTTGTGAATTGGGATTATCGTTTAAGGTGGTCGCGTAAGGCATGTTAAGGTGCGAGAGTTGGAAATTACCACCTAAACCCGGTGTATCCGTACACCTCCATTTTATACAAAAATTCTAAGTCTATAGTCTATACTCCGTAGTATATTTTACAACATCTTTAGAGATTAcatatcatataaaatttatctaagtATCCAAAATTCATTATTGTGACATTAAAGTTCGAGAAGCATATATATCGGAGtcattatttgattattatgaTATGCAAGTCCTTtaaatatagaatatttttaaggagttatattctaattttgagaaaaaaaaaatctagaatataTTTTGCTGATGTAACATTTCTATCTAATCAGattatttttctttagattCACCATTCAATCagagttattaaaaaaatattttattatacttCTTTTAACTTGCTTTGGCCGCATGTTTGGCTGCAGGATTGGCTGGTTCCATTTGCTTTTTTACATCAATGTTAAAGTGATGgtgaaaaaagatatatatactcAAATTAAATTGTGAAAACTTTAATTTGGTTTTAGTTTGAAAACAAGGATTTTAAAAGCTAACTTTGAATTGCAGGATAATCCAATCAATCAAGATGAGCatttttagcatttttttttttttttgagagaagggtagcatgctacccgtttcgtttattttttttatttagaaataaacttagctgaaaatgtgaatcaactaggattcgaacttgggtctcgaatatcaaccatcaagtccttttgccacttgcgttaggaacGGTCGATCATTTCTAACAATTTTGATGTGCTATCTCCGATGTTAATGTTAATGCATATTTTGCAATCTATTTTACGCTAGAtcgtatttttgaataatatgaaATCAGAgtcaattttagatttttttggtTTAGTAAGGTCATTGGTTCGCTTGCCCTCCTCGTGAGAAGTACCTGTCGAGCCCGAGCAGAGCCGCGTTGCTGTGAATGCTATGGTCACTTACAAGGAGGCAGAGGTTTAGGCATCTCAAGCATTTATTAGAGTACTAAACTGTGTTCATTATTTTGCGTCACATCAGAAAAGAACATGCCAAACCATTAGTCTCGGAACTTGTGTGAGTCTTACTTTGATTCTcgaacgggctccgttgccacccatttattttcgatgataaagccttcaaatcgacgatgcaccgttgaatatgatctatatcac includes the following:
- the LOC109711282 gene encoding protein CURVATURE THYLAKOID 1D, chloroplastic-like, which encodes MASSSPLRALPSLPHRRLFVPNPPLLLPPRSTPSLPHAKTLLSRSKQGLCFSGAEWPKSTSSEETTATVAVSNKFGNDEAPEKIEKSSYGGGFGEESSPNMGDGEENPSGNFLDQLNLKLDMGDTSSILIYGTTALVALWISSAIISAIDSLPVFPKVMEIVGLGFTIWFSSRYLIFKSNRDELFAKIDELKQQVFGTDDK